The proteins below are encoded in one region of Amycolatopsis acidiphila:
- the secA2 gene encoding accessory Sec system translocase SecA2 translates to MPALITRMGKRLRRLMERPGSAELSRYEALLPAIGELEAELEELTDTELTERAGKLRLEAEFADPQLVELCALGREAARRALDERAFDVQLLGTMGLLTGHVVQMETGEGKTLAGALAAAGYALQGKRVHVTTVNDYLARRDAEWMKPVYDLLGVSVGWIEPSLTRGERREAYAREITYGAVSEIGFDVLRDRLVTRVEDLVQPDPEVAIVDEADSVLVDEARVPLVMAGSVDHAVADVEVANVVRRLRLGLHYETDSDGRNAWLTTAGASVVEKALGGIDLYGESGSDRLAAVNVALHAHALLTRDVDYLVRDGKVQLINASRGRVAELQRWPDGLQAAVEAKEQLPATDRGEILDSITVQALLARYPQVAGMTGTAVAVAEQLREFYKLEVAVIPPNKPNVREDHPDRIFASPSQKLRAIEAEIREVHETGRPILVGTQDVAESEELAEKLAKIDLPCVVLNARNDAEEAGIIAEAGTYGAVTVSTQMAGRGTDIRLGGADGKDRERVAELGGLHVIGTARYPSSRLDGQLRGRSGRQGDPGSAVFFASLNDELVLSNAPDVPEGIAADDETGEITDPAAQRQINHAQRVAEGVHLEIHRNTWRYTRLIEHQRRELLAHRDKLLRTALAAETLKEAAPKQYEELAEALDDEALEQTCREIVLFHLDELWSDHLAYLTDVRESIHLRAIARETPLDEFHRLAIPEFHKIIPAIEERSVKTLEEAEIGENGVDLSASGVRRPSSTWTYLVHDNPFDSDFEQTLKQVRSLIKRGKD, encoded by the coding sequence GTGCCAGCACTGATCACCCGGATGGGCAAGCGACTACGCAGGCTCATGGAGCGGCCGGGCAGCGCCGAGCTGAGCCGGTACGAGGCGTTGCTGCCGGCCATCGGCGAGCTCGAGGCCGAGCTGGAAGAGCTCACCGACACCGAGCTCACCGAGCGGGCGGGCAAGCTCCGGCTCGAGGCGGAGTTCGCCGACCCCCAGCTCGTCGAGCTCTGTGCGCTGGGCCGGGAGGCCGCGCGCCGCGCTCTCGACGAGCGCGCCTTCGACGTGCAGCTGCTGGGCACGATGGGGCTGCTGACCGGGCACGTCGTGCAGATGGAGACCGGTGAGGGCAAGACGCTGGCCGGCGCGCTGGCCGCGGCGGGATACGCGCTGCAGGGCAAGCGGGTGCACGTCACGACGGTCAACGACTACCTGGCGCGGCGTGACGCCGAATGGATGAAGCCGGTGTACGACCTGCTCGGCGTGTCCGTGGGCTGGATCGAGCCGTCACTGACCCGCGGGGAGCGGCGCGAGGCGTACGCGCGGGAGATCACCTACGGCGCGGTGAGCGAGATCGGCTTCGACGTCCTGCGGGACAGGCTGGTCACCCGCGTCGAGGACCTGGTGCAGCCCGACCCCGAGGTCGCGATCGTCGACGAGGCGGACTCGGTGCTGGTGGACGAGGCACGCGTGCCGCTGGTGATGGCGGGCTCGGTGGACCACGCGGTCGCCGACGTCGAGGTCGCGAACGTGGTGCGCCGGCTGCGGCTCGGCCTGCACTACGAGACCGACTCCGACGGGCGCAACGCGTGGCTGACCACCGCGGGCGCCTCCGTGGTCGAGAAGGCGCTCGGCGGGATCGACCTGTACGGCGAGTCCGGGTCCGACCGGCTCGCGGCGGTGAACGTGGCGCTGCACGCGCACGCGCTGCTGACCCGCGACGTCGACTACCTGGTGCGCGACGGCAAGGTCCAGCTGATCAACGCCTCGCGCGGCCGGGTCGCCGAGCTGCAGCGCTGGCCGGACGGCCTGCAGGCCGCGGTCGAGGCGAAGGAGCAGCTGCCCGCGACCGACCGCGGCGAGATCCTCGACTCGATCACCGTGCAGGCACTGCTCGCGCGGTATCCGCAGGTGGCGGGCATGACCGGTACCGCGGTCGCGGTCGCCGAGCAGCTGCGCGAGTTCTACAAGCTCGAGGTCGCGGTCATCCCGCCGAACAAGCCGAACGTCCGCGAGGACCACCCGGACCGGATCTTCGCGTCGCCGTCGCAGAAGCTGCGCGCGATCGAGGCGGAGATCCGCGAGGTGCACGAGACCGGCCGGCCGATCCTCGTCGGCACCCAGGACGTCGCCGAGTCCGAGGAGCTGGCGGAGAAGCTGGCGAAGATCGACCTGCCGTGCGTGGTGCTGAACGCGCGCAACGACGCCGAGGAAGCGGGGATCATCGCCGAGGCCGGCACCTACGGCGCGGTCACCGTGTCGACCCAGATGGCCGGCCGCGGCACCGACATCCGCCTCGGCGGCGCCGACGGCAAGGACCGGGAGCGGGTCGCCGAGCTGGGCGGGCTGCACGTGATCGGCACGGCGCGGTACCCGTCGAGCCGGCTGGACGGCCAGCTCCGTGGCCGGTCCGGCCGTCAGGGCGATCCGGGCAGCGCGGTGTTCTTCGCGTCGCTGAACGACGAGCTCGTGTTGTCGAACGCGCCGGACGTGCCCGAAGGCATCGCCGCCGACGACGAGACCGGCGAGATCACCGACCCCGCGGCGCAGCGGCAGATCAACCACGCGCAGCGGGTCGCCGAGGGCGTGCACCTGGAGATCCACCGCAACACCTGGCGGTACACGCGGCTGATCGAGCACCAGCGGCGTGAGCTGCTGGCGCACCGCGACAAGCTGCTGCGGACCGCGCTCGCGGCGGAGACGCTGAAGGAAGCGGCGCCGAAGCAGTACGAGGAGCTGGCGGAGGCGCTCGACGACGAGGCGCTGGAGCAGACGTGCCGGGAGATCGTGCTCTTCCACCTGGACGAGCTGTGGTCGGACCACCTGGCGTACCTCACGGACGTGCGGGAGAGCATCCACCTGCGCGCGATCGCCCGTGAGACGCCGCTGGACGAGTTCCACCGGCTCGCGATCCCCGAGTTCCACAAGATCATCCCGGCGATCGAGGAGCGTTCGGTGAAGACGCTCGAAGAGGCGGAGATCGGCGAGAACGGGGTCGACCTGTCGGCCTCCGGCGTGCGGCGGCCCAGCTCGACCTGGACCTACCTGGTGCACGACAACCCGTTCGACTCGGACTTCGAGCAGACGCTCAAGCAGGTCCGCAGCCTGATCAAGCGCGGCAAGGACTGA
- a CDS encoding alpha/beta hydrolase gives MAVLVGVCLLAPLAGCTSEQPSTPQPQSETETKGPAGPVPAGLDRFYAQPLTWSDCGPYATSDDARSLLSTKGLQCARLTVPLDYAAPQGDTITIGVLRHKASGDRIGALVLNPGGPGASGIVAAASLAGQVSSSELGQRFDLVGFDPRGIGASQPEVSCLTDQERDTERTEDLDTDGSPAGVAKQEAEAKDFAVKCAQRTEHGAAMLANIGTRDVAKDMDVLRSALGEQKLTYLGYSYGTRIGYTYAEAFPKNVRAMILDGALDPNQDETDSLVAQGAGFGVAFNQFAAWCAARPDCALGPNPAGATKAFQDLVRPLLDNPVRLNDGRELTFDDATIGAIQALYTQQLWQPLNSGLNELKSGRGTTLMALADQYNERDSSGHYTNTQDAFTAIRCVDDPRITNKTEILNAENRYDQVAPFLDDGRPNGAALDSCAFWPVPNTSEPHEPKVTGVPPVLVISTTNDPATPYEAGVNLAKAMNGALLTFEGTQHTVFLQGIPCVDQAGTDYLVNGTLPPSGKRCAGQ, from the coding sequence GTGGCTGTCCTCGTCGGCGTCTGCCTGCTGGCTCCGCTCGCCGGGTGCACCTCCGAGCAGCCGAGCACGCCGCAACCGCAGAGCGAGACCGAGACGAAGGGACCGGCGGGGCCGGTGCCCGCCGGGCTCGACAGGTTCTACGCGCAGCCGTTGACCTGGTCCGACTGTGGACCCTACGCGACTTCGGACGACGCCAGATCCCTCTTGAGTACCAAAGGCCTGCAGTGCGCGCGGCTGACCGTGCCGCTGGACTACGCGGCGCCGCAGGGCGACACGATCACGATAGGCGTGCTCCGGCACAAGGCTTCGGGTGACCGCATCGGCGCGCTCGTGCTCAACCCCGGCGGGCCCGGCGCGTCCGGCATCGTCGCCGCGGCGAGCCTGGCCGGACAGGTCTCGAGCAGTGAGCTCGGGCAGCGGTTCGACCTGGTCGGTTTCGACCCGCGGGGCATCGGCGCGAGCCAGCCGGAGGTGTCCTGCCTGACCGACCAGGAACGGGACACCGAGCGCACCGAGGACCTCGACACCGACGGCTCGCCCGCGGGCGTCGCGAAGCAGGAGGCCGAGGCGAAGGACTTCGCCGTCAAATGCGCCCAGCGGACCGAGCACGGCGCGGCGATGCTGGCCAACATCGGCACCCGTGACGTCGCCAAGGACATGGACGTCCTGCGTTCTGCCCTCGGCGAACAGAAACTCACGTACCTGGGCTACTCCTACGGCACGCGGATCGGCTACACCTACGCCGAGGCCTTCCCCAAGAACGTCCGCGCGATGATCCTCGACGGCGCGCTCGACCCGAACCAGGACGAGACGGACTCCCTCGTCGCGCAGGGCGCCGGATTCGGCGTGGCGTTCAACCAGTTCGCCGCCTGGTGCGCGGCGCGCCCGGACTGTGCGCTGGGCCCGAACCCGGCCGGCGCCACCAAGGCGTTCCAGGATCTGGTCCGGCCACTGCTCGACAATCCGGTCAGACTGAACGACGGCCGCGAGCTCACCTTCGACGACGCGACGATCGGCGCGATCCAGGCGCTGTACACCCAGCAGCTGTGGCAGCCGCTGAACTCCGGCCTCAACGAGCTGAAGTCCGGCCGCGGCACCACGCTGATGGCGCTGGCCGACCAGTACAACGAGCGCGACTCGAGCGGCCACTACACGAACACCCAGGACGCCTTCACCGCGATTCGCTGCGTCGACGACCCGCGCATCACGAACAAGACGGAGATCCTCAACGCCGAGAACCGGTACGACCAGGTCGCGCCGTTCCTCGACGACGGCAGGCCCAACGGCGCGGCGCTCGACTCGTGCGCGTTCTGGCCGGTGCCCAACACCTCGGAGCCGCACGAGCCGAAGGTCACCGGTGTCCCACCGGTGCTGGTGATCTCGACCACGAACGATCCCGCCACTCCGTACGAGGCCGGGGTGAACCTCGCGAAGGCGATGAACGGGGCGCTGCTGACGTTCGAAGGCACACAGCACACCGTTTTCCTGCAAGGGATTCCGTGCGTGGACCAGGCCGGCACCGACTATCTGGTGAACGGAACCCTCCCGCCGTCCGGGAAACGCTGTGCCGGACAGTGA
- a CDS encoding alpha/beta hydrolase, which translates to MPFRRSRLPTVLGLVLCLCLLIACTPVQAPPRPGPTPVSDVHALDRFYDQQLSWGDCAPYATGAQSQDAFHTPGVECARLTVPLDYARPHGETITVGVLRHKASDPADRIGSLVMNPGGPGGSGMEAAAHLAPTVASTAIGLRFDLVGFDPRGVGASEPRVRCLTDAERDAERANHPGDGISPESAAAWTAEARDFTAKCVQRTEDGADLLANVGTRDVVKDLDILRAALGDKKLSYLGYSYGTQIGYSYAEAFPANVRVMLLDGAIDPTEDETHSLVAQGEGFAHAFGLFATECAKHAGCAVGQDPAKAVATFDNLTRPLLATPARAGGGRTLSYDDAMTSVVEAMYSQQSWPILNTGLNLLRAGDGSALLQLADSYYERGADGRYSSLQDAYYAVRCIDNPREQGPAAVTATHQRMLAAAPFLGGGRPDEGEPDICASWPVPSTSQPHRPFLPGVPPPLVISTVDDPATPYQAGVTLAGEMGGGLLTYEGAQHTAFLHGNQCVDVNGLAYLVDGTLPPPGTRCQV; encoded by the coding sequence GTGCCTTTCCGTCGTAGCCGGCTGCCGACCGTCCTCGGCCTGGTGCTGTGCCTGTGCCTGCTGATCGCATGCACGCCGGTCCAGGCTCCGCCGCGGCCCGGGCCCACGCCCGTGTCCGACGTCCATGCCCTGGACCGGTTCTACGACCAGCAGCTGTCGTGGGGTGACTGCGCGCCCTACGCGACGGGGGCGCAGAGCCAGGACGCGTTCCACACGCCCGGCGTGGAGTGCGCGCGGCTGACGGTCCCGCTGGACTACGCGCGGCCGCACGGCGAAACGATCACGGTCGGTGTGCTGCGGCACAAGGCGTCCGACCCGGCGGACCGCATCGGCTCGCTGGTCATGAACCCCGGTGGTCCCGGCGGTTCGGGCATGGAGGCCGCCGCGCACCTGGCGCCCACGGTCGCGAGCACGGCGATCGGCCTGCGTTTCGACCTGGTCGGCTTCGACCCGCGAGGCGTCGGCGCGAGCGAGCCACGCGTCCGCTGCCTCACCGATGCCGAACGCGACGCGGAGCGTGCGAACCATCCTGGCGACGGCATCTCGCCGGAGTCGGCGGCGGCCTGGACGGCGGAAGCGCGGGATTTCACCGCGAAATGCGTGCAGCGCACGGAGGACGGCGCCGACCTGCTGGCGAACGTCGGCACCCGTGACGTGGTCAAGGACCTCGACATCCTGCGGGCCGCGCTCGGCGACAAGAAGCTGAGCTACCTGGGCTACTCGTACGGCACGCAGATCGGCTACAGCTACGCGGAGGCGTTTCCGGCGAACGTCCGCGTCATGCTCCTGGACGGGGCGATCGACCCGACCGAGGACGAGACACACTCGCTGGTCGCACAGGGCGAAGGCTTCGCCCACGCCTTCGGCCTCTTCGCGACCGAGTGCGCGAAGCACGCCGGTTGCGCGGTGGGGCAGGATCCGGCCAAAGCCGTCGCCACGTTCGACAACCTGACACGCCCGCTGCTCGCCACACCGGCCCGGGCGGGCGGCGGCCGCACGCTGTCCTACGACGACGCGATGACATCCGTCGTCGAGGCGATGTACTCGCAGCAGTCCTGGCCGATCCTCAACACCGGGCTCAACCTGCTGAGAGCAGGCGACGGCAGCGCGCTGCTGCAGCTCGCCGACAGCTACTACGAACGTGGTGCGGACGGGCGTTACTCGTCCCTGCAGGACGCCTACTACGCCGTTCGCTGCATCGACAACCCGCGTGAGCAGGGGCCCGCCGCGGTCACCGCGACCCACCAGCGGATGCTCGCCGCCGCGCCGTTCCTCGGCGGCGGCCGCCCGGACGAGGGCGAGCCCGACATCTGCGCGTCCTGGCCGGTGCCGAGCACGTCCCAGCCGCACCGCCCGTTCCTGCCCGGAGTGCCGCCGCCGCTGGTCATCTCGACGGTCGACGACCCGGCGACGCCGTACCAGGCCGGGGTGACCCTGGCCGGCGAGATGGGTGGCGGCCTGCTGACCTACGAGGGCGCGCAGCACACCGCGTTCCTGCACGGCAACCAGTGCGTCGACGTCAACGGTCTCGCGTACCTGGTCGACGGCACGCTGCCACCGCCCGGCACCCGCTGCCAGGTCTAG